The Deltaproteobacteria bacterium DNA window TGCCCGGGCCGTGGCGCACGCTCGCGGTCGCGCTCGTGCCGGTCGCGTTCGTGGGCATGTTCATCGCGCTCGCACTCGAGCGCGCGCTCCGGCCCCCGCTGCTGCGAATCGTGTCGTGGCCCTTCGCGCTCTGGATGGGCGTGTTCTGGCTCGGCTTCGTCTCGCTGCTCTTCACCGACGCCGCGTTCGTGCTGATGGGCGCGGCGAGCAGCGCGAGCGCGCTCGATCTCTCGCGCGGCCGGGCGCTCGCCGCGGGAGCGCTGACGCTGCTCACCGCGCTCGTCGCGCTGCGCAGTGGCCTGCGCGTGCCGCGCGTGAAGCGCAGCGAGATCGCGCTCGCGAATTGGCCGCGCCAGCTCGACGGCTTCCGCATCGTGCAGATCAGCGACATCCACATCGGTCCGCTGCTCGGGCGGCGCTTCGCGGAGCAACTCGTTGCGCGCGTGAACGCGCTCGCGCCCGACCTCGTGGTCGTTACGGGAGATCTCGTGGACGGCGCCGTCGACAAGATCGGCGACGACATCGCGCCCTTCGGCGAGCTGCGCGCCGAGCACGGCGTGTGGTTCGTGCCAGGCAATCACGACTTCTACTCGGGCGTCGACGGCTGGGAGAAACGCCTGCGCGAGCTGGGCATTCGCGTGCTGCGCAACGAGCGCGTGCCGGTCGGCGGCGATGCGGGCTTCGATCTCGCGGGGGTAGACGATCACCGCGGCGACTGGTCGAAGGGCACGACGGAAGACGTCGACGCCGCCGTCGCCGGCCGCGATCCGCAGCGCGCGCTGATCCTGCTCGCGCACGATCCGCAGACGTTCCCGAAGGCGGCCGAGCGCGGCGTCGATCTCCAGATTTCCGGCCACACCCACGGCGGACAGCTGTGGCCCTTCAGCGCACTGGTGCGCCTAATCACTCCCTACGTCGCAGGCCTCTACTCGCGCGGCCCGAGCCAGATCTACGTGAGCCGCGGCTCCGGCTTCTGGGGCCCGCCGATGCGCCTCTTCGCGCCTAGCGAGGTGGGGGAGTTGGTGATTCGGTCGCAACGGACGGATTTGCCGAAGTTTGTTTGACGTTCTTTGGCGGCGTGGCTGCCTTTCGAGCGTGATAGAAGCCGAGGATGGCTTGGACGAATGCGCCACTCGAGCTGTTTCACGGGACGGACGCAGCTTCTGCCCACTCGATCCTCGGCAGTGGAGTGAGCCTTTCCTACTGCAGCCCGCTCACGGACTTCGGCGCCGGCTTCTACACAACGACGAATCTGACGCAGGCACGCGACTGGGCGATTGCGCGAGCAACGCGTGCAGGACGTGCGCCTGCGGTCGTCGGATTCGCGGTCGACCGCACCTGGCTTTCACGCCTCGAGGGGCTGACCTTCGTCCAGTCCGGGCACGCGACGGGCTATCAAGACTTCGTCCGGTACTGCCGCGCGGGCCACGCTCCGCACAGGCCCGGTGGAGTTGACTACGAAGTCGTTTCCGGGCGTGTCGCAATCTGGCCCAGGCGCACAGCGACTCTGCTCACGTTCCGCCGATACGACCAGTTCAGCTTCCACACCAGTAAAGTGATCTTGGCCCTCAACGCGCTGTGGATCACGCCG harbors:
- a CDS encoding metallophosphoesterase, with amino-acid sequence MSAASPPRRPRSLLAFAVFLTALALVASAHWYWLKGFVLDPAVPGPWRTLAVALVPVAFVGMFIALALERALRPPLLRIVSWPFALWMGVFWLGFVSLLFTDAAFVLMGAASSASALDLSRGRALAAGALTLLTALVALRSGLRVPRVKRSEIALANWPRQLDGFRIVQISDIHIGPLLGRRFAEQLVARVNALAPDLVVVTGDLVDGAVDKIGDDIAPFGELRAEHGVWFVPGNHDFYSGVDGWEKRLRELGIRVLRNERVPVGGDAGFDLAGVDDHRGDWSKGTTEDVDAAVAGRDPQRALILLAHDPQTFPKAAERGVDLQISGHTHGGQLWPFSALVRLITPYVAGLYSRGPSQIYVSRGSGFWGPPMRLFAPSEVGELVIRSQRTDLPKFV
- a CDS encoding DUF3990 domain-containing protein, which codes for MAWTNAPLELFHGTDAASAHSILGSGVSLSYCSPLTDFGAGFYTTTNLTQARDWAIARATRAGRAPAVVGFAVDRTWLSRLEGLTFVQSGHATGYQDFVRYCRAGHAPHRPGGVDYEVVSGRVAIWPRRTATLLTFRRYDQFSFHTSKVILALNALWITPHGRIVP